A region of Candidatus Neomarinimicrobiota bacterium DNA encodes the following proteins:
- a CDS encoding response regulator, whose amino-acid sequence MSEENLNAIKERVKIEFDILKRIIDDDTLVTSDIFAAIEKYVRDIDDRLGIYLIVVGLIEENKLIVKSKFDEKYKNFELGKYFGKQNIDEIFKLLRNRAYIQLSREEIGSIRLINELIRDFAEISDFIIAKNRYNNKDYGFIIFGGNSKITSGDVIEFIKFISSLVGHIKRRIEWIKLNRKYETEKSMLDVLMNNLPDHIYFKDTELRFIRISKSHADSLGLKRPEDAIGKSDFDFFDYSHAKEAFKDERKILSTKESIIGRPELVSYMGKKRWMLTTKVPYIDKDGNLRGLVGISRDITAIKEYEDRIRESESRLKKLIEYANFIIFIIDVAGNIKSTNSAAEKMLKMDRKDLIGKKLQSLMSESSREKFGNFLKNINKEGMFSSELELIRKDGEIIIVDCSATAIKNRANEVVEINVYQHDISERKMVEEVLRKAKEESEMVNRQLELAIQHANRMALEAELANQAKSEFLATMSHEIRTPLNGIIGMTDLLLETDLTKEQRDYVEIIKKSGEILLNVINEILDFSKIEAGKMEIESTDFNIYDIIENVVQSQAIKSYEKGLEIVSFIDPAVPEIVIGDPGHLQQILTNLIGNAIKFTGEGEVSITARLQSATDSECEIYFEVKDTGVGIPKDKIQEIFSPFKQADSSTTRKYGGTGLGLSICKKLVEMMGGQIGVESEVGKGSKFWFFIKVKLPKEVKKKKILLKYDLKDKRVIVVDDNHTNRKFLSMLLEKWGMKHVEFGDPKEVIPFLKEELKKGIKYDLAILDMAMPGMSGDELGRLIKADSQLTDMKLIMLSSLGKSVDTKRLENIGFSAYLIKPVKQSQLFNSIAYVFGKEALKPIEEDLIKRTGYTKGGRKVKILVTEDNETNQMVAKAMLTKLGFDVDIAASGKEAIEKLKSDDYDLVFMDIEMPGLDGFETTERIRKSKKVKNPNVPIIAMSAHVLKWEKDRSLEAGMNDYITKPIQSGTLIDVINKYLKLDKEKKKEEKRNKEGIVVFDANRFNSSELLEKLMGDEDVLLQVLDTFKTGAQKRIAKLEKLIKENKFEEARKESHTLKGSAFNISAYGFGNIAKNLENACINKKFDEAMKLLTELKEEFDYLLKVLK is encoded by the coding sequence ATGAGTGAAGAAAATTTAAATGCTATTAAAGAAAGAGTTAAAATTGAATTTGACATTCTAAAAAGAATAATCGATGATGACACACTTGTCACTAGTGATATATTCGCTGCCATTGAAAAATATGTTAGAGATATAGACGATAGACTTGGTATCTACTTAATAGTGGTTGGACTGATTGAAGAAAACAAATTGATTGTAAAAAGTAAGTTTGACGAAAAATATAAAAATTTCGAGCTTGGAAAATATTTTGGAAAACAGAATATCGATGAAATTTTCAAACTATTGAGAAATAGAGCATACATACAATTGTCTCGTGAAGAGATTGGTTCTATAAGACTAATAAATGAGTTAATCAGAGACTTCGCTGAGATATCAGATTTTATTATTGCAAAGAATAGATATAATAACAAGGACTACGGTTTTATAATATTTGGTGGAAATTCAAAGATCACATCTGGCGACGTTATAGAATTTATAAAATTTATTTCATCACTTGTTGGGCATATTAAAAGGAGAATTGAGTGGATAAAATTAAATAGGAAGTATGAGACTGAGAAAAGTATGCTAGATGTTTTAATGAATAATCTACCTGATCACATTTATTTCAAGGATACAGAATTAAGGTTTATTCGTATCAGTAAATCCCATGCCGATAGCTTGGGTTTAAAAAGACCGGAAGACGCAATAGGCAAAAGTGACTTTGATTTTTTTGATTATTCTCATGCTAAAGAAGCATTTAAAGATGAAAGAAAAATATTATCAACTAAAGAATCTATCATCGGGAGGCCTGAATTAGTTTCTTATATGGGCAAAAAACGATGGATGCTAACAACAAAAGTTCCATATATTGATAAAGATGGTAATTTGAGGGGACTGGTAGGTATTTCAAGAGATATAACAGCAATAAAAGAATATGAAGATAGAATAAGAGAGAGCGAATCTCGTTTAAAGAAGCTTATCGAGTACGCCAATTTTATCATTTTTATTATTGATGTAGCGGGAAATATAAAGTCCACAAACTCGGCAGCAGAAAAAATGCTCAAAATGGATCGAAAAGATCTAATTGGTAAAAAATTGCAGTCTCTTATGTCTGAATCTTCGCGAGAAAAATTTGGGAATTTTTTGAAAAATATAAACAAAGAAGGTATGTTTTCCTCAGAATTAGAACTTATTCGTAAGGATGGGGAGATTATCATAGTTGATTGCTCTGCTACTGCTATAAAAAATAGAGCAAATGAAGTTGTTGAGATAAATGTGTATCAACATGACATTAGTGAAAGAAAGATGGTAGAAGAAGTCCTGCGAAAAGCAAAAGAAGAATCTGAAATGGTCAATAGACAGCTTGAACTTGCAATACAACATGCAAATCGGATGGCTCTCGAAGCCGAGCTGGCAAATCAGGCTAAGAGTGAATTTCTTGCCACAATGAGTCATGAAATCAGGACACCTCTTAATGGAATTATTGGGATGACAGATTTGTTACTCGAGACAGATCTAACAAAGGAGCAAAGGGATTATGTAGAGATTATTAAAAAGAGCGGTGAAATACTATTAAATGTTATCAATGAAATTCTTGACTTTTCTAAAATTGAAGCTGGTAAGATGGAAATTGAATCAACAGATTTTAATATATATGATATAATAGAAAATGTAGTTCAATCCCAAGCAATTAAGTCGTATGAAAAAGGACTTGAAATTGTTAGTTTTATTGATCCAGCTGTACCAGAGATTGTAATTGGCGATCCGGGTCATTTACAGCAAATACTAACAAATCTTATAGGCAATGCAATTAAGTTTACTGGTGAGGGAGAGGTAAGTATTACGGCGAGGCTGCAGAGTGCAACTGATAGTGAATGTGAAATCTATTTTGAGGTTAAAGATACTGGCGTAGGGATACCAAAGGATAAGATTCAGGAAATTTTTTCGCCATTTAAGCAGGCGGATTCTTCTACAACAAGAAAATACGGCGGTACGGGTCTTGGTCTGTCAATTTGTAAAAAACTTGTAGAGATGATGGGCGGTCAAATTGGTGTAGAGAGTGAGGTTGGGAAGGGTTCAAAATTTTGGTTTTTTATAAAAGTAAAGCTACCCAAGGAAGTCAAAAAGAAGAAGATTTTACTTAAATATGATTTGAAAGATAAACGTGTTATTGTTGTTGATGATAATCACACAAACCGAAAGTTTTTATCCATGTTGCTTGAGAAATGGGGTATGAAACATGTTGAATTTGGTGATCCAAAGGAAGTAATACCTTTTTTAAAGGAGGAATTAAAGAAAGGAATAAAATATGATCTCGCAATACTGGATATGGCTATGCCAGGAATGAGCGGGGATGAGCTTGGGAGATTAATAAAAGCTGATAGTCAATTAACCGATATGAAGTTAATAATGCTATCTTCTCTTGGTAAAAGTGTCGATACAAAAAGGTTAGAAAATATAGGTTTTTCTGCATATCTAATCAAACCTGTAAAACAATCTCAACTTTTTAATAGTATTGCTTACGTTTTTGGTAAAGAGGCATTGAAACCGATCGAAGAGGATTTGATAAAAAGAACAGGGTATACTAAGGGTGGCAGGAAGGTCAAAATTCTCGTTACCGAGGATAATGAGACAAATCAAATGGTTGCAAAAGCGATGTTAACCAAGCTTGGTTTTGATGTCGATATTGCAGCTAGCGGTAAAGAGGCTATTGAGAAGTTAAAGTCAGATGATTATGATCTGGTGTTTATGGATATTGAAATGCCTGGATTAGATGGTTTTGAAACTACAGAGAGAATAAGGAAAAGTAAAAAGGTAAAGAATCCCAATGTGCCTATAATTGCAATGAGTGCTCATGTTCTTAAATGGGAGAAAGATAGGAGTCTTGAAGCTGGAATGAATGACTATATCACAAAGCCAATTCAATCCGGAACCCTTATAGATGTGATCAATAAGTATCTGAAACTTGATAAAGAAAAGAAGAAAGAAGAAAAAAGAAATAAAGAGGGTATCGTTGTATTTGACGCGAATCGATTTAACAGTTCGGAATTATTGGAAAAACTTATGGGAGATGAAGATGTACTACTGCAGGTATTGGATACTTTTAAAACTGGTGCACAAAAAAGGATTGCAAAACTTGAAAAATTAATTAAAGAAAACAAGTTTGAAGAGGCCAGAAAAGAGTCTCATACACTGAAAGGATCAGCTTTTAACATTAGCGCATATGGATTTGGTAACATTGCAAAAAATTTGGAAAATGCCTGCATAAATAAGAAATTTGATGAAGCAATGAAGCTGCTAACAGAATTAAAAGAGGAGTTTGACTATTTATTAAAGGTTTTGAAATAA
- a CDS encoding TrpB-like pyridoxal phosphate-dependent enzyme, with protein MDKKIFLSENEMPQRWYNIMHDLPEKPAPPLHPAELRPLQPDDLKPLFPMELIKQEVSNQEYIEIPADVLDIYRLWRPTPLVRAENFEKAIDTKCRIYYKNESVSPPGSHKPNTAVAQAYYNYKEGIDTITTETGAGQWGSALAFACNFFKLNCKVFMVKVSYYQKPYRKSMMKVWNAEINPSPSNLTDFGKKVLKENPDSPGSLGIAISEAIEVAVKNANAHYSLGSVLNHVLIHQTIIGEEAISQMKIAGDFPDVVIGCVGGGSNFAGISFPFIREKIKGKNLRAIAAEPTSCPTLTRGEYMYDFGDTAQMTPLLLMHTLGHDFIPPKIHAGGLRYHGMAPMLSHMKKLGLIEARAYPQLEVFDAAVKFARSEGIIPAPETSHAIKCVIDVAKETDKNGKPLTILFNFSGHGHFDMAAYDEYFEGKLENYYFNLKEAEKCITVLKEINEKIKSKI; from the coding sequence ATGGACAAAAAAATATTTTTATCGGAAAATGAAATGCCTCAAAGATGGTATAATATTATGCACGATCTACCTGAAAAACCAGCGCCACCTTTACACCCTGCTGAACTACGTCCTTTACAGCCAGATGACCTTAAACCGCTATTCCCAATGGAGCTGATAAAACAGGAGGTTAGCAATCAGGAATATATAGAAATTCCTGCTGATGTTCTTGATATTTATAGACTATGGAGACCAACTCCACTGGTAAGAGCTGAAAATTTCGAAAAAGCAATAGATACAAAATGCCGAATATATTATAAAAACGAAAGTGTAAGCCCTCCTGGTTCACATAAACCAAACACAGCTGTTGCTCAGGCTTATTATAATTACAAGGAGGGCATAGATACTATCACAACTGAAACAGGGGCTGGTCAGTGGGGAAGTGCTCTTGCCTTTGCATGTAACTTTTTCAAATTAAACTGCAAAGTGTTTATGGTAAAGGTAAGCTATTACCAGAAACCATATAGAAAATCCATGATGAAAGTATGGAATGCAGAAATAAACCCAAGCCCAAGTAACCTAACAGATTTTGGTAAAAAAGTACTGAAAGAAAATCCAGATAGTCCTGGTAGCCTTGGGATTGCTATATCAGAAGCCATAGAAGTAGCTGTAAAAAATGCCAATGCCCACTACTCCCTCGGATCAGTTCTGAACCACGTTCTTATACACCAGACAATAATTGGAGAAGAAGCAATCAGTCAAATGAAAATCGCTGGAGACTTTCCTGATGTAGTAATTGGATGTGTGGGTGGAGGAAGTAACTTTGCTGGGATATCATTTCCATTTATAAGAGAAAAAATAAAAGGAAAAAACTTGAGAGCTATCGCTGCAGAACCCACATCCTGTCCAACCCTGACGCGCGGAGAATACATGTATGATTTTGGAGATACTGCACAAATGACACCACTATTATTAATGCATACCTTAGGTCATGATTTTATTCCACCTAAGATACATGCGGGAGGCCTCAGATATCACGGTATGGCTCCAATGCTCAGCCATATGAAAAAACTTGGCTTAATCGAGGCAAGAGCTTATCCTCAGCTTGAAGTATTTGATGCAGCTGTTAAATTCGCTCGCTCCGAGGGTATAATTCCAGCTCCAGAGACAAGTCATGCAATAAAATGTGTTATTGACGTTGCCAAAGAAACAGACAAAAATGGTAAACCTTTAACCATTTTATTTAATTTTAGTGGCCATGGACATTTTGATATGGCTGCTTACGATGAATATTTCGAGGGAAAACTGGAAAATTACTATTTCAATTTAAAAGAAGCGGAAAAATGCATCACTGTATTGAAAGAGATAAACGAAAAGATAAAATCAAAAATTTAA
- a CDS encoding response regulator transcription factor, producing the protein MKILIAEDDLTSHTILKTILTKWGHDVISTYNGKDALEKLISNDSPRLALLDWMMPEIDGIQVIKKVRESQKVRRISVEKGLPTYIILLTALAEKEKIVEGLNAGADDYVTKPYDKDELKARIEVGIRIIRLQEELSKKIAELQDALQHIKTLQGIIPICSICHKIRTDADSWQRLEAYIQDHSDAQFSHGICPDCLKKYYGEYMKDEEDKE; encoded by the coding sequence ATGAAAATTTTAATAGCTGAAGATGATTTGACTTCTCATACAATTCTTAAAACTATTTTAACTAAATGGGGACATGATGTGATATCTACATACAACGGCAAAGATGCTTTAGAAAAATTAATCTCTAATGATAGTCCAAGATTGGCTCTGCTTGACTGGATGATGCCAGAAATAGATGGCATTCAGGTGATAAAGAAAGTAAGGGAAAGTCAAAAAGTCCGAAGGATCTCTGTCGAGAAAGGTTTACCAACATATATTATACTCTTAACTGCATTAGCAGAAAAGGAAAAAATAGTTGAAGGATTGAATGCGGGTGCTGATGATTACGTAACGAAACCCTATGATAAAGATGAATTAAAAGCAAGAATAGAAGTTGGTATTAGGATAATTCGGTTGCAGGAAGAGTTATCTAAAAAAATTGCTGAGCTACAGGATGCGCTACAACATATTAAAACACTTCAGGGGATAATTCCGATCTGTTCGATTTGCCATAAGATACGTACCGATGCCGATAGCTGGCAGAGACTGGAAGCTTACATCCAGGATCATTCTGATGCCCAATTCAGTCATGGTATATGCCCTGATTGTTTGAAAAAATATTATGGTGAGTATATGAAGGATGAAGAAGATAAAGAATAA